In Festucalex cinctus isolate MCC-2025b chromosome 5, RoL_Fcin_1.0, whole genome shotgun sequence, a single genomic region encodes these proteins:
- the hmgcra gene encoding 3-hydroxy-3-methylglutaryl-CoA reductase a, producing the protein MLTHLFRIHGLVVASHAWEVIVGTVTLTVCMMSMNMFTGNDQICGWNFDCPKTDEEILSSDIIILTITRCIAIVYIYFQFQNLRQLGSKYILGIAGLFTIFSSFVFSTVVIHFLDKELTGLNEALPFFLLLIDLSKACALAKFALSSSSQDEVRQNIARGMAVLGPTFTLDALVECLVIGVGTMSGVRQLEIMCCFGCMSILANYFVFMTFFPACVSLVLELSRESQEGHPIWQLSHFSRVLEEEQDNKPNPVTQRVKMIMSLGLVMVHAHSRWIAEPLLFNATVGIPQGAIDQEHLSPRRIEPEIPLWHFYLTRMVTMDIEQVICLSLALLLAIKYIFFEQVEMESTLSIRNPITMSTLPLAPRQATETCCRKALHLLQPHAPSQSLTSTTAGGREDINEVIRPLLGPVKDPGSSNVFILGEGEELKSEITEPHLPLKPRGIVECVAILSNPQQGPRFLSDAEVMMLVNSKHIPAYKLEAIMERPERGVAIRRQIISAKLSSPSALSSLPFTDYDYSKVMGTCCENVIGYMPVPVGVAGPLHLDGKQFQVPMATTEGCLVASTNRGCRAIALGGGARSRILADSMTRGPVVRLPSACRAAEVKAWLESRDGFQAIKEAFDNTSRFARLQKLLVCLAGRNLYIRFHSKTGDAMGMNMISKGTDQALNKLQQHFPDLQVLSVSGNYCTDKKPAAVNWIEGRGKSAVCEATIPANVVREVLKTSTEALVDVNVNKNLIGSAMAGSIGGFNAHAANLVSAIYIACGQDPAQSVSSSNCITLMEVAGPTGEDLYISCTMPSIELGTVGGGTNLPPQQACLQMLGVLGASEACPGENARQLAKVVCATVLAGELSLMSALAAGHLVKSHMAHNRSKVKLQENVGTCTKQAS; encoded by the exons ATGCTGACCCATCTGTTCCGTATTCACGGACTTGTGGTGGCCTCCCATGCCTGGGAGGTCATCGTAGGCACCGTCACCCTCACGGTCTGTATGATGTCCATGAATATGTTCACTGGGAATGACCAAATCTGTGGTTGGAACTTTGACTGCCCCAAAACAGATGAG GAAATTCTGAGCAGTGACATCATCATCCTGACCATCACCCGTTGCATTGCCATCGTCTATATTTACTTCCAATTCCAGAACTTAAGACAACTGGGATCCAAATATATTTTGG gcATTGCAGGGcttttcacaattttttccAGCTTTGTATTCAGCACAGTGGTCATTCACTTCCTTGATAAAGAGCTGACCGGCCtcaa TGAGGCTCTGCCTTTCTTTCTGCTGCTGATTGACCTCTCCAAAGCATGTGCTCTCGCCAAGTTTGCCCTTAGCTCCAGTTCTCAG GACGAAGTTAGGCAGAATATTGCTCGAGGTATGGCAGTACTGGGACCTACATTCACCTTAGATGCACTGGTGGAGTGCTTAGTGATCGGTGTGGGAACTATGTCAG GTGTTCGACAGTTAGAAATAATGTGCTGCTTCGGCTGCATGTCCATTTTAGCCAACTATTTTGTATTCATGACATTCTTCCCTGCATGTGTGTCACTGGTGCTGGAG CTGTCTCGTGAGAGTCAGGAAGGCCATCCGATTTGGCAGCTGAGCCACTTCTCTCGGGTACTGGAGGAAGAGCAGGATAACAAACCAAATCCTGTCACCCAGAGAGTCAAAATGATTATG TCTCTGGGCCTTGTTATGGTTCATGCTCACAGTAGGTGGATTGCTGAGCCCCTGTTGTTCAATGCTACAGTGGGAATTCCACAGGGTGCCATTGATCAAGAACACCTGTCCCCAAGGAGGATCGAACCAGAGATACCGCTGTGGCATTTTTACCTCACCAG AATGGTTACCATGGATATTGAGCAGGTGATCTGCCTGTCCTTGGCTCTGCTTCTGGCCATCAAGTACATCTTCTTTGAGCAAGTGGAGATGGAATCAACCCTATCAATAAGGAACCCCATCACGATGTCCACCCTGCCCCTGGCTCCACGACAGGCCACAGAGACTTGCTGCAGGAAGGCGCTTCATCTCCTGCAACCTCATGCACCCTCGCAAAGTCTGACTTCCACCACGGCTGGGGGACGGGAAGATATAA ATGAGGTTATCCGGCCACTGCTGGGCCCTGTTAAAGATCCTGGGTCAAGTAATGTCTTCATTCTTGGTGAAGGAGAAGAGCTCAAATCTGAAATCACAGAACCGCACCTCCCTTTGAAGCCTCGAGGCATTGTTGAATGTGTGGCCATTCTCAGCAATCCGCAG CAAGGGCCTCGTTTCCTGAGCGATGCTGAGGTGATGATGCTGGTCAACTCCAAACACATTCCTGCTTACAAACTGGAGGCCATCATGGAGAGGCCTGAGAGGGGTGTGGCCATACGGAGACAAATTATATCAGCAAAGCTTTCCTCTCCCTCTGCGCTCTCGTCATTGCCATTCACTGATTACGACTACTCCAAG GTTATGGGCACCTGCTGCGAGAATGTGATTGGCTATATGCCTGTGCCCGTGGGCGTGGCTGGGCCGCTACATCTGGACGGGAAGCAGTTCCAAGTTCCCATGGCAACGACGGAGGGATGCCTTGTGGCCAGCACCAATCGGGGATGTCGGGCAATTGCG CTTGGAGGCGGAGCCAGGAGTCGCATCCTGGCCGACAGCATGACCCGAGGACCCGTGGTGAGGCTTCCTTCTGCCTGCCGGGCTGCTGAAGTGAAAGCCTGGCTCGAGAGCAGAGATGGTTTCCAGGCCATCAAAGAAGCATTTGACAACACCAGCAG ATTTGCTCGCCTCCAGAAGCTGCTTGTGTGTCTGGCTGGAAGAAATCTGTACATTCGTTTCCATTCGAAGACAGGGGATGCAATGGGAATGAACATGATCTCAAAG GGGACAGACCAAGCTTTGAACAAACTTCAGCAACACTTTCCAGACCTGCAAGTTTTGTCTGTCAGTGGGAACTACTGTACAGATAAGAAACCGGCTGCAGTGAACTGGATAGAAGGCAGAGGAAAATCGGCAGTCTGTGAGGCTACCATCCCTGCTAACGTTGTCAGAGAG GTTTTGAAGACCTCGACAGAAGCTCTGGTGGATGTGAACGTAAATAAAAACCTAATTGGATCGGCTATGGCTGGCAGCATTGGTGGATTTAATGCACATGCAGCAAACCTGGTATCGGCCATTTACATCGCCTGTGGACAG GACCCCGCCCAGTCAGTGAGCAGCAGTAACTGCATCACCCTGATGGAGGTGGCAGGCCCGACAGGCGAAGACCTTTACATCAGCTGCACCATGCCCTCCATCGAGCTCGGCACTGTTGGGGGCGGAACCAACTTGCCTCCTCAACAAGCTTGCCTTCAG ATGTTGGGCGTACTGGGGGCCAGTGAGGCTTGTCCAGGGGAGAATGCCAGGCAGCTTGCCAAAGTCGTGTGTGCCACTGTGCTGGCTGGGGAACTGTCACTCATGTCTGCTCTGGCAGCTGGTCACCTGGTCAAGAGTCACATGGCACATAACAg ATCCAAGGTGAAGCTCCAAGAGAATGTGGGAACCTGCACTAAGCAAGCCTCCTGA